One part of the Mariniflexile litorale genome encodes these proteins:
- a CDS encoding SDR family oxidoreductase → MKAFSLEGKKAVITGGGSGIGLGIAKTFIEAGAQVLLIGRSENKLMEAKKSLGDNCSYKSFDVTDLDKIPSLVLETETNWGHIDILINCAGTHLKKNAIDTTDSEFLGVLNVHLMSVFALTREFAKSMIKRKQGSIILISSMTAVMGMKQVVAYSTAKTAIVGLMRSMVSELAVDNVRINTIAPGWIESPMLHKAIDHDLPRKTKILGRIPSGNFGEPEDIGYAALYLASDAGKYINGVFLPVDGGAAGGF, encoded by the coding sequence ATGAAAGCATTTAGTTTAGAAGGAAAAAAAGCGGTCATTACAGGCGGTGGAAGTGGTATCGGACTTGGTATTGCCAAAACATTTATAGAAGCAGGGGCTCAAGTTTTGTTAATTGGTAGAAGTGAAAATAAATTGATGGAAGCTAAAAAATCATTAGGGGATAATTGTAGTTATAAATCATTTGATGTTACCGATTTAGATAAAATTCCAAGTTTAGTTCTAGAAACAGAAACTAATTGGGGGCATATAGACATATTAATAAATTGTGCAGGAACGCATTTGAAAAAAAATGCCATTGATACTACGGATAGTGAATTTTTAGGAGTCTTAAATGTGCACTTAATGAGTGTTTTTGCACTTACTAGAGAGTTTGCAAAAAGCATGATTAAAAGGAAGCAAGGTTCTATTATTCTTATTAGTTCAATGACTGCGGTTATGGGAATGAAACAAGTTGTTGCCTATTCTACAGCTAAAACGGCTATTGTAGGTTTAATGAGAAGTATGGTTTCTGAACTTGCAGTTGATAATGTTAGAATTAACACGATAGCTCCAGGATGGATAGAATCACCCATGCTTCATAAGGCTATTGATCATGATTTGCCAAGGAAAACTAAAATTTTAGGCAGAATACCATCAGGTAACTTTGGAGAACCAGAAGATATTGGTTACGCTGCACTTTATTTAGCATCTGATGCTGGTAAATATATTAATGGAGTTTTTCTTCCTGTTGACGGAGGAGCTGCAGGAGGTTTTTAA